Proteins from one Pleuronectes platessa chromosome 16, fPlePla1.1, whole genome shotgun sequence genomic window:
- the tspan34b gene encoding tetraspanin 35, which translates to MGCFEFLKVTMFVFNGIIFLAGAAILGVGIWVKVDSGSVLGFLGKIEDAPSQLGQVLNVGYLLIAIGALLLVIGFLGCCGAMKESKCMLLLFFIIVLLVFIAEVAGAVVILVFRPLADELLQKLSTAAVQNIKKDYGKNQDITGLWNTTMTGLQCCGFQNSSDFVGSPYYVDHDQQFPPQCCPDTPSSCNQTNADSGKINPGCFQKIWDLINSNTLVIVGVALGIAVLEICAMVVSMILYCRIKSLCA; encoded by the exons ATGGGATGTTTCGAATTCCTCAAGGTCACGATGTTCGTGTTCAACGGCATCATCTTC CTGGCGGGCGCTGCCATCCTGGGCGTGGGCATCTGGGTGAAGGTGGACAGCGGCTCCGTCCTCGGCTTCCTGGGGAAGATTGAGGACGCGCCCTCGCAGCTCGGTCAGGTGCTGAACGTGGGCTACCTGCTGATCGCCATCGGGGCGCTGCTGCTCGTCATCGGCTTCCTGGGCTGCTGCGGCGCCATGAAGGAGAGCAAGTGCATGCTGCTGCTG TTCTTTATCATCGTGCTGCTGGTCTTCATCGCGGAGGTGGCAGGAGCAGTGGTGATCTTGGTGTTCAGACCCTTG gcgGACGAGCTGCTTCAGAAGCTCAGCACAGCAGCCGTTCAGAACATCAAGAAGGACTATGGGAAGAACCAGGACATCACCGGCCTGTGGAACACGACGATGACCGGG CTGCAGTGTTGTGGATTTCAAAACTCCTCCGACTTTGTGGGTTCTCCGTATTACGTGGATCACGACCAGCAGTTCCCGCCTCAGTGTTGTCCCGACACACCCTCCTCCTGTAACCAGACGAACGCCGACAGTGGAAAG ATAAACCCCGGCTGCTTCCAAAAGATCTGGGATCTGATTAACAGCAACACACTGGTTATTGTGGGAGTGGCCCTGGGGATCGCGGTTCTGGAG ATCTGTGCCATGGTCGTCTCCATGATCCTGTACTGCAGGATCAAGTCCCTGTGCGCCTGA